A single window of Desulfovibrio sp. G11 DNA harbors:
- the rpsP gene encoding 30S ribosomal protein S16, translating into MAVKLKLTRLGSKKHPFYRVVAATDETRRDGRPLEFLGYYNPMTDPVEVKLDADKIKEWLARGAEPTDTVRALIKKHMA; encoded by the coding sequence ATGGCTGTAAAGTTGAAATTGACCCGCCTCGGCAGCAAAAAGCACCCCTTCTACCGGGTGGTGGCCGCCACTGACGAAACCCGTCGTGATGGCCGTCCGCTGGAGTTTCTGGGCTACTATAATCCCATGACTGATCCGGTTGAAGTCAAGCTCGATGCGGACAAAATCAAGGAATGGCTGGCCCGTGGCGCAGAACCCACGGACACCGTCCGCGCCCTGATTAAAAAACACATGGCCTAG
- a CDS encoding KH domain-containing protein: protein MKALIEYIARSLVDHPDEVQVSEVEGEQTTVLELKVAKEDLGKVIGKQGRTARAMRTILSAASIKCKKRTVLEILE, encoded by the coding sequence ATGAAGGCCCTGATCGAATATATTGCCCGGTCCCTGGTGGATCACCCCGACGAGGTGCAGGTCAGCGAAGTGGAAGGCGAGCAGACTACCGTGCTGGAACTCAAGGTTGCCAAGGAAGACCTGGGCAAGGTTATTGGCAAGCAGGGCCGCACGGCCCGTGCCATGCGCACCATTCTGAGTGCCGCTTCCATCAAGTGCAAAAAACGCACTGTGCTGGAAATACTGGAATAG
- the rimM gene encoding ribosome maturation factor RimM (Essential for efficient processing of 16S rRNA) — protein MADSWIHMGTLARPHGIKGEICIDWYADSPLLLTTPLWIQAGDGEPRRVRQVAVRSHKGRPLLQLEGVVDRNAVEGLRGCKLLTKREALPEPEDDEVYLEDLLGGDVFLPDGKRLGTLDHFEYPAGLEMWVIVTDDNREVLFPARPEFIAGFDLEGPAVIIDPPEGLLDIYLSEK, from the coding sequence ATGGCCGATTCTTGGATTCATATGGGTACGCTTGCGCGGCCCCACGGCATTAAAGGGGAGATCTGCATCGACTGGTATGCGGACTCCCCCTTGCTTTTGACAACCCCGCTCTGGATTCAGGCGGGCGATGGCGAACCGCGCCGGGTACGTCAGGTGGCTGTGCGCAGCCACAAGGGGCGTCCGCTGCTTCAGCTTGAAGGCGTGGTTGACCGCAATGCCGTTGAAGGGCTGCGCGGCTGCAAACTCTTGACCAAACGCGAAGCCCTGCCGGAACCGGAAGATGACGAAGTCTATCTGGAAGACCTGCTGGGGGGCGATGTTTTTCTGCCGGACGGAAAACGCCTGGGTACACTCGACCACTTTGAATATCCCGCGGGGCTTGAGATGTGGGTCATCGTGACCGATGACAACCGCGAAGTGCTCTTTCCTGCAAGGCCAGAATTTATTGCGGGCTTTGATCTGGAAGGTCCGGCCGTCATTATTGATCCGCCGGAAGGTCTGCTGGATATCTATCTTTCTGAAAAATAG
- the mutM gene encoding bifunctional DNA-formamidopyrimidine glycosylase/DNA-(apurinic or apyrimidinic site) lyase, whose product MPELPEVETVARTLRPHVQDRIIADAQVLRPTSQHPLSLPLQDLRGCRIADVVRRGKLLLLLLDPTEAEKTCVRGMQNLRLAVHLRMTGRLMTYAAKTSPGTHTRCILDLKALPAAAGGQAAAECGPAGGAGVPGAEDCLTSGERRLFFDDVRAFGTMLAGTPEMFARWPFWRELGPEPLDITEAAFAASIAAKRSAIKAVLLDQKMLAGVGNIYADESLFAAGIDPRRKASELTRLQADRLLQCLRDVLLLSISQCGSSIRDYRDADGNVGAFQNIFAVYGRGGQKCKTCGSLLEKAKVAGRSTVFCPQCQH is encoded by the coding sequence ATGCCTGAACTGCCGGAAGTGGAGACTGTTGCCCGCACCCTGCGGCCCCATGTGCAGGATCGCATTATTGCTGACGCGCAGGTTTTGCGCCCCACCAGCCAGCATCCCCTGAGCCTGCCCCTGCAGGACCTGCGGGGATGCCGCATCGCTGACGTAGTGCGCCGGGGCAAACTGCTCTTGCTGCTGCTTGACCCAACCGAAGCGGAAAAAACGTGTGTACGCGGCATGCAAAACCTGCGTCTGGCCGTGCACTTGCGCATGACGGGGCGTCTTATGACCTATGCGGCGAAAACGTCGCCAGGCACGCATACCCGCTGTATCCTTGATCTGAAAGCATTGCCCGCCGCCGCTGGCGGGCAGGCCGCGGCGGAATGTGGGCCTGCCGGAGGAGCAGGCGTGCCCGGGGCTGAAGACTGTTTGACGTCCGGCGAGCGTCGCCTGTTTTTTGACGACGTGCGCGCCTTCGGAACCATGCTGGCAGGCACGCCGGAGATGTTTGCCCGCTGGCCTTTCTGGCGGGAGCTTGGCCCCGAGCCTCTGGATATTACGGAAGCGGCCTTTGCCGCAAGCATTGCCGCAAAAAGGTCTGCCATCAAGGCTGTGCTGCTGGATCAGAAAATGCTGGCCGGGGTCGGCAATATCTATGCGGACGAAAGCCTGTTTGCCGCAGGCATTGACCCGCGCCGGAAAGCTTCTGAGCTGACGCGGCTTCAGGCCGACCGCCTTTTGCAATGCCTGCGGGATGTGCTTTTACTGTCCATCTCCCAGTGCGGCAGTTCCATTCGTGATTACAGGGATGCCGACGGCAATGTGGGGGCCTTTCAGAATATCTTTGCCGTGTACGGGCGCGGCGGGCAAAAGTGCAAGACTTGCGGAAGCCTTCTGGAAAAGGCCAAAGTGGCTGGCAGGAGTACAGTTTTTTGCCCGCAGTGTCAGCATTAG
- a CDS encoding flavodoxin family protein, producing the protein MQFYAVNGSPRKKRNTATVLGKALEGIAAACPEAQTEMLHLYDYTYKGCISCFECKRLGGKSYGRCAVRDELAPVLEKLSLADGIIFGSPIYFQGITGEMRSFFERFLFPYLVYDAEYSSIAPKKMKTAFIYTMNVTESFMREMHYPEHLGGMEYFTGRMLTPPAVLYINDTYQFMDYSKYKVECFSEEAKLKRREEVFPEDCRKAFELGMSMARA; encoded by the coding sequence ATGCAGTTTTATGCTGTTAACGGAAGCCCCAGAAAAAAACGCAATACCGCCACGGTGCTCGGCAAAGCGCTTGAAGGCATAGCCGCGGCCTGCCCCGAAGCGCAGACAGAGATGCTGCATCTCTATGACTACACTTACAAGGGCTGTATAAGCTGTTTTGAATGCAAACGGCTTGGCGGCAAGTCTTACGGCCGCTGTGCCGTGCGCGATGAACTGGCGCCGGTACTGGAAAAACTCTCTCTGGCGGACGGCATCATTTTTGGCTCACCCATCTATTTCCAGGGCATCACAGGGGAAATGCGGTCATTTTTTGAGCGCTTTCTTTTTCCCTACCTTGTGTATGACGCCGAATATTCTTCCATAGCGCCCAAAAAAATGAAGACGGCCTTTATCTATACAATGAACGTTACGGAAAGTTTTATGCGCGAGATGCACTATCCCGAGCACCTGGGCGGCATGGAATACTTTACGGGCAGAATGCTGACCCCGCCCGCCGTACTCTACATCAACGATACCTATCAGTTTATGGATTACAGCAAATACAAGGTGGAGTGCTTTTCTGAAGAAGCCAAGCTGAAACGCAGGGAAGAAGTTTTTCCGGAAGACTGCCGGAAAGCCTTTGAACTGGGCATGAGCATGGCCCGGGCCTGA
- a CDS encoding ComEC/Rec2 family competence protein: protein MRHPPLQAPLLWQLCLCFWIGGIAAAVWPWQSLLCLLLLVLADRRLWKAGRIAFCTLLVLAGLFTARWQLYGSPWHGGLPPASPPFWLAEAPKDIRVCGTVTDSQGLPDQRLRLILSHMAPDAIAAADDASRRADLRAAFAAPLPGLVAFTWENPTLRPLPGQTFCLARRPMPMQGFANEGQSAWELWWAAQDVRWRLWTQAERGEPFVSGEGGRSARWRESLREKFLAALQAPAQPGDLLPAARNGSPTTHGGHTTASGQIKELSGGHAASGGEMPPGQKSLSQGKAIVLALLFGDRQYLAQATLNNFAAATLVHSLALSGQHLVVAGMIGLFCVLAASRLRPGIYLRRPKVLWVMLASLPPALGYLWLGNAPASLLRATVMMLVAALWMASGRPRTTLDALGAALLCITVSFPLSVLDTGLQLSALCVGAIGLSLPWLRRIIPLPDRGAPDSPSRVTAWLRALMRIFLVSLFIQIALLPLNMLLFGNAGFWFPLNVAWLPVADLIVLPAAVLGLLCAALGLESPARLILDVAAMPCQWLVDSLAWLAESGLLAAPAMLRPHWTALPAFAALLTALAFMAGRKTMPAGAARLLLAGGALLLAGPLLRVEQRLSPEIRLDVLDVGQSQAVALRLPGHVRLLLDGGGSASPRFDPGQALVAPVLLYNDSPRLSAVLNSHPDLDHMGGLVHILEHFKVNTLFDNGQDGRSDSGWGALWTQVRQQHKARPLAQGDVLQLGDPIRQLQLEILHPPRSARAEAHSPWTGNNASLVARLTHKGRGLALIPGDAERRSLRHMLDQGIDLRAEVLVLPHHGSDSSYLADFYKAVQPRVAVAACGFENRYGYPGKKVRAWLDKAGIPLLFTGRDGQVQLTWPGRGMQWPPTDAEERAVLHLRTQRGTAGVNSAAPGGTRQDHEKMPAKEHKEEGELRGKADSGQTE, encoded by the coding sequence ATGCGCCATCCACCACTGCAAGCCCCGCTGTTATGGCAGCTCTGCCTTTGCTTCTGGATAGGAGGCATAGCTGCGGCCGTATGGCCCTGGCAGTCTTTGCTGTGCCTGCTGCTGCTTGTTCTCGCAGACCGCCGCCTGTGGAAAGCGGGGCGCATTGCCTTCTGTACCCTGCTGGTCCTGGCCGGGCTGTTCACAGCGCGATGGCAACTTTACGGCAGCCCCTGGCACGGCGGTCTTCCTCCAGCTTCTCCACCCTTCTGGCTGGCTGAAGCCCCCAAAGATATCCGCGTCTGCGGCACAGTGACCGACAGCCAGGGCCTGCCGGACCAACGCCTGCGCCTGATTCTGTCTCACATGGCTCCTGACGCGATAGCTGCGGCAGACGATGCGTCGCGCCGCGCAGACCTGCGAGCAGCCTTTGCCGCGCCCTTGCCCGGCCTTGTGGCCTTTACCTGGGAAAATCCCACACTGCGCCCGTTACCCGGCCAGACATTTTGCCTGGCACGCCGCCCCATGCCCATGCAGGGCTTCGCCAATGAGGGACAATCGGCCTGGGAGCTGTGGTGGGCCGCGCAGGACGTACGCTGGCGTCTATGGACGCAGGCGGAACGCGGCGAGCCGTTCGTCTCTGGCGAAGGGGGGCGTTCCGCTCGCTGGCGAGAATCCCTGCGCGAAAAATTCCTGGCAGCCCTGCAAGCTCCTGCGCAACCGGGCGATCTTCTTCCTGCGGCCCGGAACGGCAGCCCCACGACGCATGGAGGGCATACAACAGCCTCGGGGCAGATAAAAGAACTCTCCGGCGGGCATGCCGCATCCGGTGGCGAAATGCCGCCCGGCCAGAAAAGCCTGAGCCAGGGCAAAGCCATTGTACTGGCCCTGCTTTTTGGCGACAGGCAATACCTCGCCCAGGCGACCCTGAACAATTTTGCCGCAGCCACCCTGGTGCACAGCCTGGCCCTTTCGGGCCAGCACCTTGTGGTAGCAGGCATGATCGGGCTGTTCTGCGTACTGGCGGCATCACGCCTGCGGCCGGGAATCTATCTGCGCCGCCCCAAAGTCCTGTGGGTCATGCTGGCCTCGCTGCCGCCCGCCCTGGGGTATCTGTGGCTGGGCAACGCCCCGGCATCCTTGTTGCGCGCCACAGTCATGATGCTTGTGGCGGCCCTGTGGATGGCTTCCGGCCGTCCGCGCACAACCCTGGACGCACTGGGCGCGGCACTTCTTTGTATCACGGTATCCTTTCCCCTGAGCGTGCTGGATACCGGATTGCAGCTTTCAGCCCTGTGTGTGGGGGCCATCGGCCTGAGCCTGCCCTGGTTGCGGCGCATCATTCCCCTGCCGGACCGTGGTGCGCCCGACTCGCCTTCGCGCGTCACGGCGTGGCTGCGCGCTCTTATGCGCATTTTTCTTGTTTCACTGTTCATACAGATCGCCCTGCTGCCGCTCAATATGCTGCTTTTCGGCAACGCGGGCTTCTGGTTTCCCCTTAATGTGGCATGGCTGCCCGTAGCCGACCTGATTGTACTGCCCGCAGCCGTACTGGGCCTGCTGTGCGCGGCCCTTGGCCTTGAATCACCGGCGCGCCTGATTCTGGATGTGGCCGCCATGCCCTGCCAGTGGCTGGTGGACTCTCTGGCCTGGCTGGCCGAAAGTGGCCTGCTGGCTGCCCCGGCCATGCTGCGCCCCCACTGGACGGCCCTGCCGGCCTTTGCTGCCTTGCTTACGGCTCTTGCTTTCATGGCCGGGCGAAAAACCATGCCTGCGGGAGCAGCGCGACTGCTGCTGGCAGGGGGCGCGTTATTGCTGGCAGGGCCGCTGCTGCGCGTGGAACAGCGCCTTTCACCGGAAATACGGCTGGATGTGCTGGATGTGGGGCAAAGCCAGGCCGTGGCCCTGCGTTTGCCGGGACATGTGCGCCTGCTGCTGGACGGCGGCGGCAGTGCCTCACCGCGCTTTGATCCCGGCCAGGCGCTGGTGGCTCCAGTCCTCCTCTATAATGATTCGCCCCGCCTTTCAGCCGTACTGAACAGCCATCCCGACCTTGACCATATGGGGGGACTGGTACATATTCTTGAGCATTTCAAGGTAAACACCCTGTTTGACAACGGGCAGGACGGACGCAGCGACAGCGGCTGGGGCGCCCTGTGGACACAGGTCAGGCAACAGCACAAGGCCCGCCCCCTTGCACAGGGCGATGTGCTGCAACTGGGCGACCCGATCCGCCAGCTCCAGCTGGAAATACTGCACCCACCGCGCAGCGCCCGTGCTGAAGCACATTCGCCGTGGACCGGAAACAATGCTTCGCTGGTGGCCCGTCTGACCCACAAGGGCCGCGGCCTGGCCCTGATCCCCGGCGATGCCGAACGCCGTTCATTGCGGCACATGCTGGATCAGGGCATTGACCTGCGTGCCGAGGTTCTGGTTTTGCCGCACCACGGATCAGACAGCAGCTATCTGGCTGATTTTTACAAGGCGGTGCAGCCCCGTGTGGCGGTGGCTGCCTGCGGCTTTGAAAACCGCTATGGCTACCCCGGTAAAAAAGTGCGCGCATGGCTGGACAAAGCAGGCATTCCCCTGCTGTTCACCGGGCGTGACGGGCAGGTGCAGCTGACCTGGCCTGGACGTGGCATGCAGTGGCCCCCTACCGACGCTGAAGAACGCGCGGTGCTGCATCTACGGACACAAAGAGGCACTGCCGGGGTAAACAGTGCCGCGCCGGGCGGCACCAGGCAGGACCATGAAAAAATGCCCGCCAAAGAGCATAAAGAGGAAGGCGAACTACGCGGCAAGGCTGATAGCGGACAGACCGAATAG
- the smpB gene encoding SsrA-binding protein SmpB, with translation MSQKTSPSTIAVNKKARHLYELSEFTEAGVVLTGPEVKSIRAGKVNFVDSYVDFRRGEAWLLSLHIAPYSNAGYAPQEPERARKLLLHQREIAKLSGIVAQKGLTVVPVRLYLKRGKIKVEIAVGRGKKLHDHRESLKRRAEERDLARELS, from the coding sequence ATGAGCCAGAAAACATCTCCTTCCACCATTGCCGTCAATAAGAAGGCCCGCCACCTTTATGAACTTTCAGAGTTCACCGAGGCGGGCGTTGTGCTTACCGGACCCGAAGTTAAAAGCATACGCGCGGGCAAGGTCAACTTCGTCGACAGTTACGTGGACTTCCGCCGGGGCGAAGCCTGGCTGCTGTCACTGCACATCGCCCCCTATTCCAATGCGGGCTATGCTCCGCAGGAACCGGAACGCGCGCGCAAGCTGCTGCTGCACCAGCGCGAGATCGCCAAGCTGTCGGGTATTGTGGCCCAAAAGGGCCTTACCGTGGTTCCTGTTCGGCTCTACCTCAAGCGGGGAAAAATCAAGGTTGAAATCGCCGTGGGCCGGGGCAAAAAGCTGCACGACCATCGCGAAAGCCTGAAACGCCGCGCTGAAGAGCGCGATCTGGCCCGCGAACTGTCGTAA